In Telopea speciosissima isolate NSW1024214 ecotype Mountain lineage chromosome 10, Tspe_v1, whole genome shotgun sequence, the DNA window CTGGAGAATCCACTAGCCGACTCTAATTACAAGTCACAATCCCTTTAAAAATATAACTGGCCTTTTAAAAGGATGTGTATCCAACGTAAAGActagaaacaataaaagaaatatctaacttaaattgacccaaaaCAAACCACCAGTTCAACCggatctaacttaaaacaaaacaaaaacaacttAAACCAGAAATAACTGGCCACGCTAGGTTTTCTTGGGATTCCTCCTGTGATATGTCTTCAATACTGCATCAGGTATCAGAGGATAGATCATCCTGGACCAGTATTAATCTGGATTGATCTGGATCTTTTGTTTGATCGTCCATTCCAGTTTGTTCAGGATCATCTGGATTGTTCTGATCCTGTATCAATCCAGGTTGGGCAATTCAATTTGATCTTTAAAACCATGACCGGAAGGCAGGTTAGCTTGATATAGAAAAGACATGTTGTATTGTATTTTGTAAAATTAAATCAAAGAAAGCCTGCTTGATGCAGCCATCCAATATTTATCCTAGATTAGGAACCATGGATTTGATTGGCTGCAACAAAGGCCGAGGTTTATGTTGTTCTCATGACAAATCAGCGGCTGAGAAGCTTGCTGGTTTGTATGTTCCAGCAGCCTGTGATggacaaaaggggctgctgccTAGGGAAGAATGCACATTGATAGCAGGAAGAACAAAGGTATGATTTGTAGAGAAGAGGGAGAGTGAACAGTGCTGTGAACAGTAACATGGAAAAGAGAATGCCCCCTTTCGCCATGCGTAAACTGCACCTATGATCCCTCAAAATAGAGAAGGGCAGGCAGGGCTTCCGCAAGGTCCTCCCCGCTCTTCCCAGTCAAGATAGATGGGAAGGGGAGATTATTGAATCCCGCCTATCTGAAGCTATTGTAGAGGATTCACAGCTTGAGAGCTTGGATTCAATTAGGATAAGCACTAATTAAAGCTTCTATAAATACAGTTATACCCAATACATTGAAACTCATTGCTCATGGATAAAGAAAAGCCGCCTCAACATAAAAAAACCAACAATAACTAGAGCAAACATATAACAATGGATTCGGAATTTTTGCTATGCTACTAATACTTGTACTGGCTCTGCTATTCTGCCCAGCCCTGCTGAGGAAGAGTTATGGGTTGTGAAACACAAAAATATGCTGATTCGGCCCGGGCATACTATATTATAGAGAACGGATTTGGTATTTGGATATTATTCACATCAATGATTTGGTTAATCATGATTGATTTTGGTTATGAGAGATTTTGTTCCATCACCAAGAATTATTTGACCCAAAGAGTTTgcaggagagaggagaagagaggggtaGGGGATAGAGCTCACAGCGTACACACACTTTCACAAATAAACTTCTATTCAATTGTGtaatccatagttgtcatggcgtcgccatggcgtcctggcgctggagaaggttgcatggcgacctacaccatggcgtccctctttgatttcttcttcctgtctctctttccctcttcgatttcttcttccctctttgatttcttctttccctcttcgatttctgaattttcttcttaaaacttgagaaacaatagaaaaaaaataaaacatggcttgagtatacatctattaaaacattaaaaatagagaaaataaaaaataaaacatggtcgacatgctcgccatggcaacgccatggcaggcgacatgtcgatatatcgacgtgacacccctctgccgacttggatcgccgtgacgccgtgacaactatggtgtaaTCTGATAGGGGATTACATCCTCAAATAAAAACTTTTAAACACTCAAACAAATTCTAACAGAATAAATAACCAGTAAAGTAACCTAATGGTATTAGCAGATTAATGGGATGCCTGGGCTGATGCATTCTTCGTTTTGGGAAGTTGAGTTTGTGGCCCAGATCCTTGCCTATTATCCTTTATGAACTTCTGAGTTGTGACTTGTCTGacaatattgtaattttttgtttgagggatttcagttttttttgtttagattttagggcaaatttcatggacaccccctataactatTCAAAATGACAAGGACATcctaaattttgcaaaaatgtCAAAGATTACCCCTATTTTATGAATATATATCAACTTAGTCAACTCTGTTAAGCTTTTgcagttaagttgctgttagttTTTTGATAATGGCCAAATTGCCCTTAAGAAGTTACAAACTTACCATAATACACTTAAGGGGAAACCCCCAACTTAACCAAAAACAAATTGTACAGTCATCGTTTTCACCTCTTCAAGCTGTTGCTGGGCTGAACGGAGAAGACGCCGGAACAGCAGTAGCTGCTTTCCGAGGGCTCCTCATGAGTTCTTAGCGAAACAATTTGCAAGGACTCGGGTTGCTTCCTTCAGTGTTCATGAAGGGATTGGAAGAACACTCAAAGGTAGGGACTTGAGTAAGGTCAGAAACGCTATTTGGGAGAAAACTGGTTTCCAGGATTAACGAGAAACTAGCAACAGAAAACAGAGACAGAGCAAAGAGAagatcttttcctttttgttttcatttgatttttccCCTTATTGGTCCCCCTGCTTAGTGAGTTCTTAGTCAGAGTTGAGTTAGTTGAGTGACATCTGTGAATGATCCGCCCAAGCAAAcatcaaaaacccaaaagtggAGGAAGAGGTTAATCACTAAGTAGGGGAACCAATAAGGggaaaaatcaaatgaaaacaaaaagactTTGATAGAGAAAATTGAATTGTTggatttttataattttttttttctggtttaatTTCCATGGCTATTGTTGCGGAGAATGCGATTAGTTCGGATGATCAGttcatccatcatcatcatcaccgtTCTACTGCTATTCTTACTGTTGGTGATGTTGCTCCAAACTCTGATTCCAAATCTGAGTTTCAGAACGATGTGCGCAAGCTCGTTGATTTGCTATGGCGGATGGAATGCTATTGATTGAGATTGTAACTAGAGAAGCaaactgaatatttttttttctgaaattttttctGGGTTTCTCTCTGACTGATTCCATTTCCGagggcagcagcagtagcagcagtagcTGCTTTGTTTTTTCTCTAACTTTAACCCTAAGTAATTGAAACgaaagaagaaaacgaaaaaaaacTACAAGTCCAAAGCCCACCCTTTGGCCTCTGTAAAGAAATTCCGGTGATGTAAGCTGATTGTAATGCGGCGACATCAACCCAAATTGTGGTGGTTTAGTCCCAGGATATCTTCTCTAGAGGAGCGATTTTTTCCAGTAGGATTTCGATCGGATCAGCCAAATACACGTTCTCTTCGAGTTTCCCCCTTCATTCCTTCTTCAATCGCCTGACATGGAAGAAACAATCTTCTTTTTTAAGGATTCGATCGAAGTCTGTCTTGTCGGTGATTGGTAGCCTCCGTCGCTTATCCAATGATGACCTTGAAACCTTACGGCGGATTAGCGATACAGAGATATGATATAGAGAGATTCCGATCCTTTGACTAATCACTAATTGTAGTTTCTTGAAAGGAACCATCTGCTGATATACCCACCGGTGATGCTTTGGCCAATGCGTCGGGAGCCAGTGATGCTCCGGTAAAGTCTCCATGTACACCGGTTGCCGACTCACCGAATGCTGATTCGCCTTCTGAGTCATGGAGATGAGAGGAGTGGTGAGGGGCTGCCGGCAGTGAGAGAGGGAGGCGTGAGATTGAAAATGCCGAtcaagttagggtttgggggagggggtagaATGTGATGGGTTCCCCACTGACTTCGAAGAGACAGTGGTGGTGATGAGGAAGTtcgatttgggaagatgatggaatcttagtattttttatttaaattactgagggtaaaattgacattttaatttttggaggTAACtttgcttaacgtcagggggaagattgccattttgaccaaatTTAGGGTGTACTTGCCTTTTCGAATaattatagggggtgtccgtgaaatttgccctagATTTTAATAGATGTAAATATTTTCTTCCTTATCATTTCTACATTATTGTTATTCAAATGCATAAGGAATATTGGTATTAAAATGCAAGAAAGGAATGGTGCCAGAGTAAGAGTCATCCAAAAGACATCCATTAGATCAAGACTTGAGATGTGAAGGCTAGAGTAATTATACATAGGGACCTGGTATTGCAGCCATTGAATTGAAAGTGCTTaactacaaaaaaaatatatgatagTGGGGGGAAAATATTCAGATACCTAATTGGATAAAAGTACTAAACTTTAACCAAAACTGTACTTAGATGTCAAGTAAATTATAAAAGAACTTGGCGGTAATTTTTGAGAAGCATCATATATTTTGACATGGCTGGGAATAGAACTTGATCAAGGTGTTTAAAGTTATTATTGATGCCAAGCATGGTTCCAAAAATCCCATTCAAATGTGCCACAACTCATGATAAATGGAAAATTTGAGGCAGGCTTCACAAGAAAGTGAATGCTCTGTTGTTTAACTCTTCAGTTGAGTTCCTGATGCATACTTTATGAAATTGTATTACTGGGTTGTAGTTGCTGGTCACCCAGTTTAGTTGGGTCCTTTCATATATTCTCTTTTATAGTGGACATTTGTTTTGTTGTCCTTCTTGTTGTCCATATATTATACTTCATTTAGCATCATCGTCAATGGCCCtaatttatttatattgtttctgaacctttctttttcttttcaggcaCAAAGTAGTAATAGTGGAAGGAAATTACTTGTTCCATGAAGAAGGCATCTGGAAGGAGATTTCTTCTATATTTGATGAGAAATGGTAATCTTTAGCTCCTTCAATGAAATTTTTAGTTAACAATTGAGAATGAGAACTTCATGGTGAGAAATGATGGTAAGTTTACATGGTCTGTTAGCTAACCGATGGATCTGTAAACTTAGTAGATATTGTAGTTCTGATCTCTTATgtttaaagggaaaaatattGATTTTATGGTAGGAAAAACCGATGAAGCTGGCTTTCATCTTTAGGGTTTGTCCCAGGAGAGACCATTGATTGGTCGTCTGATGAGAACCAGTAGTATTATATTACTGAAGTATGGGAAATAGAATAAAAGCGAGTGtaaatttgggattttttttttttccgggtaTTAATTTACATAAATTTGATATATAGATATTTCATTTTTCCCTGAAGGTTTGTTGAAATTGATATTGAAACATCGATGCGACGAGTCCTAAAGAGGCATATTTCAACTGGTAAATACTTGGTAGTAGATCATTAATCCATTTTTCTTCACACGCCAGGAAagaatgtcaaaaaaaaaaaaaaaaaaaaaacaaggggaaAGTATGGTTTTTGAGTTTGAAACTGTCTTCTTTGATGTGCAGGAAAACCTCCTCATGTGGCTCAATGGAGGGTAAGTTTTCATGTTCAACAGCCAATGACTTCATTGTATACCTCTGAGGATTAATTTAGTATCTCTTTAATTTGTATATTTGCAACCTCACCAATTGTTTGAGACTGTGGAGTACTAAATcatcttcttgttctttaaCTTGACTGTTCAGATTGATTACAATGACCGGCCAAATGCAGAGCTCGTCAATAACTCGAAGAAACATGCAGACCTAGTAATCAAGTCAGTAGACTTCCAGAGCTGATTCCGGGTTCGTAATTGAAGGGGGGAAAAAGAGGAGGAAAGCATAGCCAGTAAAGTATAATCTGATTCATTGTGGGCTTGGGTACATATTCCTCCACCAAAAGGGGAAAATTAAGGGATTGTATTCCTCCTATGtttacccctttttttgttttttatttttttgggtatggtcTCTTCCTCCATTGAAAGTGCTATGGGCTCAAGGaatcacctcttttttttttttttatttgtattattattttatgtaggTATACAAATAATTCATCCCCTGTATTTTAATGGGGCAATTCTATTAATTCAGTATGTTCCTTGAAGAAGTTGCCCGACAAGATAAGAACCCCAATGCCAGAAGAAGTAGGTTTTTCTTTGGTCTTACCGTCGTTCCAGAGGGGCTGCAGAAGGCCAGTCCAGCCAGAGTAGCTGCGCCAAGAGAGGTGCTTGTTAGCATTCCAGCGCTGACAGCATTCAAGTTCTATCCATTCTGATGCCCATTGGGTGCAGAACTCGAAACAGAAGTGGCAGATTCAAATTAAAATCTGGCTTATTCCTGATTATTGCAACACTGCACTtggatcttcatttttttttgggatcatttttccattcttttaatcagtaaaatagtagaaaatcaatgaaacttagGTTTTATAGCACAATATACAAGTAtatgaataaaaattcaaaaacatcAAATATCTGTGGAAATATTTATTTCTGCTTAATTCCAATTTCTAAGGGTTCTGATATTTTCCAAAAGTCCCGTGCCTTGCTGCTGTTCACCATAGAAATGGTAGTTGCTCTTTCTTCACCTGCTGTAGGAACGTAATGCTCAGAAAATGATACGTACCCGTCACTTTCAGTTGACCAAACACATGGGTGGTAATGACAAAGACTCAAACTATCATGGCCCTAAAAAGTCGAATTTAGCTTGTCTATAGGGAGCCTAGCACGTCCAGAGTGCTGTCAGCTGTTGGGTTGTATCgaacacatccctaggtgtgcgTCGACATGTGTGTAGCACAGCTCAGCCGCTGGATGCTCCCTGGCAGcatgggctccctggagacaatCCTGGTCCAAGATGCCGAACGATATACAGtcatgaataattatcacctctaattcgttgtcctctccaattccctccaattcctcacataggggACAACAATTCGTACAATCATCTAGCCTGAAGATGGGTAGTGTTACCTGAGCTGAGTACAACCCAAAATGTACTGAGGGGTGGATAGAAAATGGATTGGCCTCGATCGATGTTTGAATGATGTACCGATCGATCGACaatctcccaagtcccaacaagtTGGGATTAGCTACCCACTTGGGGACGATGGGGACACATCCCAACCcagattgagctcctctccagggagcccagcacgccgaAGGAGCATCCGGCCATTGGGCTGtaccacacacatccctaggcgtgcaCCAAGATGTGTGtagcacagcccaacccttggatgccccctgggcattCCTTGGGCGCCGAGCTCCTTgaagaggagccggatcctcccaaccctccatggggtgtgggtcgTTGGGATCTGTCCCCACAATCCCAAGTGGATAGCAGATCCGGACTCAGTCCCAACTATTAACGGTTATAAAACAATCATTTCTATAACGGCTAGATCCCAAGGGGTCAACtgaatttttcttttggtaaaggGGGTCAACTGAATTGAAGACTCTTTTTTACCAATCTTTTGGACATTACATGACCTTTCTTAAAGAGGTTTTGAGAGAGTTTCTACGAGCCTTTGTGAACTCAATTGGTAGATTATTCTGTCTTACAGCCTAAATTTtgataatcacttttaatttttttattttcatttgtaTGCTTACCAGCTTAGGGGTTTCATTTGTGCTGTATTTGTATACTTGACTTATGAGCCATTTGTTGTAATCTTCATTTGAAGATTGATTGTAAAGATTGTTAGTAGTGACCCTTAGAAACCACTAGGTTTGAGTGAGTATAAAAACTTGGGTTGATTGTGAGCCAAGTAAAACAAGTGCAATATTAGAAAGTCCAAGAGTGAGATCTTTTGGTAGTAGATAATAGAAGTCCAAGATTGACTCTGGGGATGATATTAGTATTTGGCTTGACAATTGGGTTCCTGCATCTCCATCCTTTCATATTCTGAATCCAAAGCCTATGGGATGCACCTTAGAAAAGGTTGTTGATTTAATTGAACCTCATAACATAATCTAGAAGGAGGATTTACTTGTCAGATTTTTTCATCTCTCGGATGCAGAGAACATCAGAAAAATCAAATTATCCTTGTTTCCTCGTGAAGACAGGCTGATTTGGGGAGCAGCCACGGACGGAAGGTTTTCAACCAAGTCTGCTTATCATCTCCTTTTGAGTGATCGCGACCTGCAATCAAATGGCCCTGTTTCCTCCACTAGAGCATGGAACGACATCCCTACTAGGGTCAGGAAGAGACTCTGGCAATGGAAGTCTATGCCGAATATCAAGAACTTCATGTGGCAAATTTGTGCTGAGGGAGTTGCTTCTGGTGAAGGTTTTCAGCGTAGAGGTGTTCCCATTGACCATAGTTGCTGTCGATGTGGGAGCGAGTTGGAAACTTGTAGTCATCTTCTGTTCGATTGCCCCTTCTCACGAGCAATGTGGTTTGGTAGCAATCTCAATTTTTTGATCCCGCATGACAACCCCGCTTTGCTGGCTTCTATTATTCAAGGTTGGGAGAGGTTTCATTTCCCATCAAAGGATAGATGAAAGGAAGTTCTGTGCCAAGTCTCCTTCATATGCTGGCACTTGTGGAAAGCCAAAAATGATTTCATTTTTAATGGTCTCCAACACTCTCTTGTTGCTGTTCTGCAGCAAGCTCAGAGAGCCTTTCAAGAATTTTGGGAAGTTGTCAACAGTCCTAAAAGGAATTTCCAGCCTTCTCAGTCTCGTTCTGAGTGGACGTCTTCTTGGAGTTGCCCTCCTCCTGAGTTCGCTGCTGTTCCGGTTGACTCTAAGAATGGTGGTATAGGTTCATTGCTCGAGACCAGTTTGGATCTCCCTCCTTCACGTGCTCAAAACCTGTCTTGATGTCCACTGTTTTGATGGGTGAGGCCCTTGCAGTTAGAGCCAGCCTTCAGTGCGCAATGGATGCTATTGTCCCAAAGGTCATTGTGGAGTCAAATAACTTCAATCTCATCAATATTCTCAACAATATTTCATCAACTTACCCCTTTGAGATTGCGGGTATTATCCAAGATATCCATTGCTTCTCTACGAATTTCCTTTGCTGTAATTTTGTGTATGTTCTAGGGAGATTAATAGCTTAGCCAACTCCTTAGCTGGGATGGCCTCGTCCATTACAAGCCGGACCAATTGGCCGTGTTCCTCTCCTTGGCTCTTGAATCTATGTAATCAGGAGCGCTTGGCTTCTACTTGTTCCCTTCAATAAATttatttcaaccaaaaaaaaaaaaaaagaaaaaagaaaaagataatagATAAGGCTGCCAAACCACTCTATATTTATAGTATCATTCAATTGTCTCTTTCCCTCCTCACATTGTAATTCAAAGTCTCGCTTACAACCTTTTGAGTTTCATCGTTGGGTGGGGTAAAGTTATAGTCGGTCATTTTATTCTGCCATAGTGAATTCACCCTCTCTTGGTTTGCCAACGATCCAATAGATTTGATACTTGCTATCAAATCATGTAGCCTTTAATGTCCTTTGTCTTCCTCTTCAAGACTTGCTGTCTAGCAAGGCTCAAAACCTTAAACGTTTAGGGTCTTGGCCTTCACTTGACAAACTATTAATAGATAACACCTCAATGTCATTGCTGCTTCTCTTAGAACCTGCATTAATTACTACTGgtccatcaccatcatcaaccATGCTATCACATGAAGAATCAATGTCTTCGATAATTTCTTCAACATTTGAATGAGAACCCTTCTGAGCTGGCTGATATACTAAATGGATCCCACACTTCTTCACCTGGATTGAATGCTCTAATCCGAAAGGATTCCCAGAAACAATATCTGGAAAATAACCCCAATATTGCTCTATTTCTACTGAAACCTCCACTTGATCACCACATTCCAAAGGGTTTTTGAACTCGGTATGTGGTATATGGCCAAACCAGATTTGATCTTGACGGGTTATTGGGGTTTCATGTTGATTTGGAGTGTAGGACCAACGGCGACCATTGGTTTTATTGCTAAAAGAAATTGAAGGAGCTGCAAGCACCTCATTACCTTCTACTTCAGCTGCAAAAATTGCACATACCGTCAAGCCTTGAATCTTAGAATCCAAAAGTTGAGGGACCTCAAAAGCTAATGAAGATCCGCTACTCTGATAGCTAAACCATTCTGGAACATCACTTCCAGTAAGGAAGATGTCAAACTGGCCAAATAGTCCCTGTTCCATGGAAATCATGAAGTTTAACAATAATTTCAATTTTGTGTTTAGCACGCtttaggaaggagagagagagagagagcaacctGGAGGAGGCTCTTCCTAACAATATCTGGCAATTTCTTGTATGGTGATTCTGAACTCTCTATTTCTGCAATCTCAACTTCCTTCTTGCTCTCAGTAAGCAACTTTGATGTGCAACCATCAGCAAACAGATTCCTTAAACTTGTTGGAAGGTCTGGAAGTGACTCAAGCTCTGTGCAGTTACGCATATAAAGAGTTCTAAGATGAGAAAGTTGACTTATGCTGGCTGGTAGACTACGGAAATTGTTGTTACTAAGATGTAATTCATGTAATGATGGTAGGTTCTCAAGATTAGGTAAGCATTCCAATGATTTGCAAGCTTCAATATTCAAGGTAGCTAAACTTGAGGGAAGATCATCTGGGAGAGATTGCAACCTTGTGCAGTCATTCAGCAAAACCATATAGAGCTTTGAAAGCAAACCCATGTTAACTGGCAATCTTTCCATTGATGTGCAACGTTTTGCTGTCAACATCACTAAACTTGATGGAAGCTCTGGGAGTAGTTCAAGCCTTGGGCAATTATTTAAAGTAAGGGATTCCAGATGAGATAGCTGTTTGATGCTGGCTGGTAGGCTACAGAAATTGTTTCCACTTAATTTCAAGGTTTGCAATGACAATAGGCTTCCAAAATCGTTTGGAATTGCAGCATCTGACAGATTGCAGTAGCCAAGATCTAGCTCTCTTAGGGAGTATAAACCAGAAAAAGAAGCCAACGGTGGTGGGATTATGAGATTAAGTGGTGGGGTTATGAGATTAGGACCCTTCTTTGGTGATCTCCATGATGAAAATAGTGAAGACCATGATCTTGAAAGAGGTCTTTTAGATCCACGTAAAGATAAGGTTTTGAGGTTTCTCAAACGTCTAATAGAAAGAGGTAATCCTGTTATAGCAGTTCCATCCACAAGAAGTTCCACTAAAGATTCCATATTCCCCAGATCTTCGGGCAAATTTGCAAGTTTTGAGCAGCCAGAGAGGACAAAATTTTCAAGGGATGTCAACTTACAAATGCTGCTTGGAAGATTTATAAGGTTGCTGCAGTCCTGAAGGTTCAGGAAACTCAGTTTATCAAGATACCCAATGGATTGGTGAACCTCATCCAATGTCTTGCAACTCTCAAGGATCAACCTCTCAAGATTTGGGAGCCCTAAGAAGTTGGGAGTTTTGATAAGACAATTACAATGACTGAGGTTAAGGACTTTCAAATTTTGGAGTAGCTGCAGCAGAGAAGAAGTATTAGTTTCCATTAAAATATAATTGAAcaaaagaaagtaaagaaaataattGCTAAATCATATAATACCTTGAATTCCTTCCAAACAATTTTAATGCGGCTATGTTGCATATCGAGATCAACGAGTTTATCAAAGCTAAAACTAGAAGGTATAGATGTCAAAGGGAATCCATGCCAACATAGCCATCTCAGCTCTTTAGGAAGAAGTTCATAACTTCCCATGAGTTGTACATAATTGATTTGGAGCAACCTTAGCTTCTGCATCTTTGTAAATACCTTAGTATTCAAAGGCACTTCAAATATTTGAGAAGAGTTATCTAGGATGAGGCCTTCAACTGCTTCTGTTCCCTGGTAACAAACAGTTTTTGATAATTAAATTGTAATGGCAAGACAATCAAGATTCATGTCATTAATAAATTGTCATCAGAGCTCCTATATTACCAAGGAAAGAGAGGAGGGGCCGTGGGGGACAGGAACCATCAAGCTCTATccacataaaatataaataaaaaacaaaaatttgagaaaatggtTCCCACATACCCATTATTCTTTTGCCAAGGGACAGTTGATGTGACCATTCCAACCCTTGGATAGAAAGATCACGGTCCACATTAGCCACCCATCAAATTTCAGATCCtacttcaataaaaaatatacCTCCCtatattggcatgcatcctcatgtatgttcatgcatgctcatgtatgtccatgcatgcctATGGTACTGCAAACACTACTGTTAACACTCACATAGcctggattttcaaatttctattttgacatgtggaaAACTCCAATAGGGCTGAAACTTAACATGTCAGGGGTTTCCACAAAATTTGGACCCCAATACTATGTGCCATATGACAATTGTTGGCATTCAAAAAGGGCATGTGGGAAAGGGTTCCTACCACGGGCATGTAGGAATCGGgctcccttatttcttttttcttttcccaaacAAGGGCAAGGGGCAAGGGTATATTTCAAGGTTGATTATATGGCTagattccaaaataaaaatacacaAGATAGTGATTACAATTACATTTCAGTTATAAAAAAATCATTGcaataaaatatttataaatttcACTCTTACCTTATGTTTAGTCAATACATAATAGACATCCTCATGAAACCACAATCTGCTACGCTTTCCAGGCTCCTTTGGTGATTCTTCATGAATGATTTCTCTTCCCATATCTCGAAGTAGATGATGCATGCATAACTTCTTTTGATTATCAATTGCTATGAGAGACCTTTGGACAAGATCTTTAATTCCAATTTCTGGGAAGAAACCACAACCTTCAAGTATTCTACAGGCATCATCCTTATCCCTTCCAATAAAGAAGCATGCAATATCGAGGAATGTATCCTTTTGTGTATCATCTAGTCCATCAAAACTTATTCTCAATATCTTTTGAATCTGATTATGACGAAtactttttaatttatttaggGTACTTTCCCATTCAGGTATGCTTCTTTTGcaaaacaaggaagaaccaatGACCTCAAGAGCTAATGGAAGGCCACCAACATATTTCACCACACTTTTTGAAAGCTCCATGTAATTTTCCAGTGGACTGTTTTTTCTAAAGGCATGACAGCTGAAAAGCTGAAGAGATTCAGAAAAACTCAATTCTGCAGCTTCAAATACTTCATCCACTTCTAATTGCTTTACCAGATCCTTATCTCTAGTGGTTACAATGATTTTACTTCCTGAGCCAAACCAATCAAATCTTCTACCTCCACAAAATGCATTAAACTGATACAGTTGATCTACATCATCAAGAATAATAAGAACCCTTTTACATCGAAGTCTTTCTTTGATAATGTTGACTCCTCTTGCAACATTGCTTatttgcaggttttttttctgTAGGATATCAAAAAGAAGTTGTTCTTGCAAATGGACTAGACCATTAGGTTGTTCTGAAGATTCCCTAACATTTGCAAGAAAGCTGCTGCCTTCAAATTTGTCAAATATTACATTGTAAATGGCCTTAGCAATGGTTGTCTTACCCACTCCACCCATGCCCCAAATCCCAACAATGCTAACATCGTTTGACTCAAAATCTAGCAAATCATTTATCTTTGCCACACGAGAAGCAATCCCAACTGGATATTTGGCAACAAACAATGGTGTTTGATTTACTTTAGTTAAGATCTCTTCAACAATTTTCTGGATAAATTTTGACTCATGCCTGCGACCcaattaacaaataaaaacagAGT includes these proteins:
- the LOC122642395 gene encoding disease resistance protein RPV1-like, with translation MALMNTQEEEPSSSDFMPRPWTHDVFVSFSGEDTRKGFTDHLYAALIRAGIHTFRDENELRRGEDISLEVLKAIEESRIAVIVFSSNYASSIWCLDELLKILECKRTIGQTVLPVFYDVDPSDVRKQSGTFAQAFARHETRFKLDTGKVQRWRKALTDTANLSGWELRSIANGHESKFIQKIVEEILTKVNQTPLFVAKYPVGIASRVAKINDLLDFESNDVSIVGIWGMGGVGKTTIAKAIYNVIFDKFEGSSFLANVRESSEQPNGLVHLQEQLLFDILQKKNLQISNVARGVNIIKERLRCKRVLIILDDVDQLYQFNAFCGGRRFDWFGSGSKIIVTTRDKDLVKQLEVDEVFEAAELSFSESLQLFSCHAFRKNSPLENYMELSKSVVKYVGGLPLALEVIGSSLFCKRSIPEWESTLNKLKSIRHNQIQKILRISFDGLDDTQKDTFLDIACFFIGRDKDDACRILEGCGFFPEIGIKDLVQRSLIAIDNQKKLCMHHLLRDMGREIIHEESPKEPGKRSRLWFHEDVYYVLTKHKGTEAVEGLILDNSSQIFEVPLNTKVFTKMQKLRLLQINYVQLMGSYELLPKELRWLCWHGFPLTSIPSSFSFDKLVDLDMQHSRIKIVWKEFKLLQNLKVLNLSHCNCLIKTPNFLGLPNLERLILESCKTLDEVHQSIGYLDKLSFLNLQDCSNLINLPSSICKLTSLENFVLSGCSKLANLPEDLGNMESLVELLVDGTAITGLPLSIRRLRNLKTLSLRGSKRPLSRSWSSLFSSWRSPKKGPNLMASFSGLYSLRELDLGYCNLSDAAIPNDFGSLLSLQTLKLSGNNFCSLPASIKQLSHLESLTLNNCPRLELLPELPSSLVMLTAKRCTSMERLPVNMGLLSKLYMVLLNDCTRLQSLPDDLPSSLATLNIEACKSLECLPNLENLPSLHELHLSNNNFRSLPASISQLSHLRTLYMRNCTELESLPDLPTSLRNLFADGCTSKLLTESKKEVEIAEIESSESPYKKLPDIVRKSLLQGLFGQFDIFLTGSDVPEWFSYQSSGSSLAFEVPQLLDSKIQGLTVCAIFAAEVEGNEVLAAPSISFSNKTNGRRWSYTPNQHETPITRQDQIWFGHIPHTEFKNPLECGDQVEVSVEIEQYWGYFPDIVSGNPFGLEHSIQVKKCGIHLVYQPAQKGSHSNVEEIIEDIDSSCDSMVDDGDGPVVINAGSKRSSNDIEVLSINSLSSEGQDPKRLRF